The Chloroflexota bacterium DNA segment TAATTTTGAATCACAATGTAATTCTTTTGGAGCGTGGGAATTATGCAACCCGTGTTGGGCAAATGCCCTGTCTGCGGCGAAGACCTGATCGCGACCCGCTTGCATTGCCCGAACTGCGACACCACCATAGAGGGCCGGTTCGCGCTGGAACGTTTCCACCGCCTGACGCCTGACCAGATGGCCTTCGTGGAGTTGTTCATCCGCTGCGAGGGCAAACTGAACCGCGTGCAGGACGAACTGGGCCTGTCCTATCCCACCGTCCGCAATCGGCTCAACGACGTTATCCGCGCCCTGGGGTATCAGGTGGCCGAGCAGGCCATGAGCGTGGAGGAGCGCAGGTCCATCCTGAACGACCTGGCCCAGGGCAAGATCACCGCCGAAGAAGCCGTCCAACTGCTGAAGGGGTAAAGAGTCGTGCTGGCAACGAGCGCCTCGCGCAAGGTCCCGTTCCGCGGCGTGCGCCGGCTGAGCCTGGCCCGCGACCTGCGCGATGTGGCGAACCTGATTGAGCAGACCTTCGGGCAGGAGCCGGACCGCGCCGGACAGTCCGTCGCCTCCGAGTTCCGCGCCCTGGCCTGGTGGGGGCCGCTCCTGTGGGCGCTGGATCGGCTGAGCATGGGCGGCGAGGCGTTCACGGGGTTCGTGTGGGAAGAGGATGGCCGCGTGGTGGGCAACGTAACGCTAAGCCGCGAATGGGCGGCGCCAGGCTGCTGGCTCATCAGCAATGTCGTCGTGGCCCCCGACTACCGGCGCAGGGGCATCGCCCGCGCGCTGATGGAGGCGGCGATGGAGTTCGTGGCGTCGCGGCGGGCCGTGTGTGCCTTCCTGATGGTGCGCCGCGAGAACCAGGCGGCCATCCGCCTGTATGAGGCGCTGGGCTTCGCAGAACTCGGCGGCCAGGTAACGCTTCGGCGGGAATCGCCCCCGCGCCCCGTGGCCGAGCCGCCTCTGGGCCTCGGCCGCCTGGTGCGCGATGTTACCTTCCGCGATGGCAGGGCCCTCGCCGACCTGGCGCGGGCGGCCACGCCGGCAGCGGTCCAGCGGATTCAGCCGGTGCAGCCGGACGCCTGGCTCTCCGAAGCGCAGGCCGGGTCGGGGGGCTGGCTCCTGAACCGCCTGGGGCAGCGGTCTCGTCGGTGCGTCGTGGAGGAAGACGGGCGGCTGCTGGCCTATGCGCGGCTGAACATCGCCAGGCGCAAGTACCATCGCCTGCGATTCATGGCGCTGCCCCATGTGCGGGGACAGGTTGAGGGGGCGCTGCTGTCGCGCATGCTGAACTTGCTGGCCGACGCGGCGGCGCTGCCGGTGCTGGCCGACGTCGGCGCAGAGGAGACCAGCGCCATAGATGTTCTACGCGCCCGCGGCTTCGCCGAGAGCCGCTGGCTCCTGATCATGGCGCGCCGCTTGGACACGGCCGCGCCGAGGTTTTCTGAGGAGGTGTGATGGAACCCGAACACAGGGAGATTCTCCGACTGGTGCAGGAGGGCAAGATCACCGCGGACGAGGCGGCCCGCCTGCTGGACGCGATGGGCGAGGGGGCCGCCGACGGCGAGGAACGCCCCCGCTCCGAGGGCGCGGCGACGGAGTCGTTGTCTCAACCGGTGGGACGGCCCCGCGCGTCTCGCCCTGTATACTGGCTGTTCGTGCTCCTGTTCGGCCTGGGGTGGACGCTGGCGGGCGCGGCCCTGACCCTGTGGGCTTTGGGCACGGGGTGGATGGTGCTGACGGTGCCGTTTCTCCTGGTGGGGCTGGCGATTCTGTCGCTGGGCGCGGCGTCGCGCGACGCAACCTGGCTCAGCGTCCGCATCACGGATTCGGAAGGCCGCCGCAAGTTCGCGCTGGATTTCCCGCTTCCCCTGCCGGTGTTGGCATGGGGTGTGAGGGTCGCCCGACCGTTCGTCCCCCAGTTCCGAGACACGGCGGTGGATGAACTCATCCTGTCATTGCAAGGGAGCGGCGCGGTGGGCGAACTGCTTCTTGTGGATGTGGTGGACGACGAAAGCGGGGAGCGCGTCCAGGTGAGGGTGGTTTAGTCAAACGGAGGCAGGCAAGATGTCATTGAGCGAAGAGCGAATGCAAATCCTGAAACTGCTGGAGCAAGGCCAGATCACCGCCG contains these protein-coding regions:
- a CDS encoding DUF2089 domain-containing protein, translated to MMQPVLGKCPVCGEDLIATRLHCPNCDTTIEGRFALERFHRLTPDQMAFVELFIRCEGKLNRVQDELGLSYPTVRNRLNDVIRALGYQVAEQAMSVEERRSILNDLAQGKITAEEAVQLLKG
- a CDS encoding GNAT family N-acetyltransferase; this encodes MLATSASRKVPFRGVRRLSLARDLRDVANLIEQTFGQEPDRAGQSVASEFRALAWWGPLLWALDRLSMGGEAFTGFVWEEDGRVVGNVTLSREWAAPGCWLISNVVVAPDYRRRGIARALMEAAMEFVASRRAVCAFLMVRRENQAAIRLYEALGFAELGGQVTLRRESPPRPVAEPPLGLGRLVRDVTFRDGRALADLARAATPAAVQRIQPVQPDAWLSEAQAGSGGWLLNRLGQRSRRCVVEEDGRLLAYARLNIARRKYHRLRFMALPHVRGQVEGALLSRMLNLLADAAALPVLADVGAEETSAIDVLRARGFAESRWLLIMARRLDTAAPRFSEEV